A section of the Sceloporus undulatus isolate JIND9_A2432 ecotype Alabama chromosome 3, SceUnd_v1.1, whole genome shotgun sequence genome encodes:
- the BCL9 gene encoding B-cell CLL/lymphoma 9 protein produces MHSSNPKVRNSPSGNAQSSPKSKQEVMVRPPTVMSPSGNPQLDSKFTNQGKQGGSTGQSQPSPCDPKSGAHTPKVLPGQGGSMGLKNGAGNGSKGKGKRERSISADSFEQRDAGTPSDESEIKDLGSADHTKSQDSQHTVHSMASSNVSAPRSSTPSHGQAATSEPGSLQKTPSKVVYVFSTEMANKAAEAVLKGQVETIVSFHIQNISNKTERNTAPLNTQIPPLRNDTKPQVPSQLPASQEPTTPQNAKMQQTPPIPVPAPAPKSTGPPCPIDQDNPGLESKGMSAGSPANSTPLQTEGFGQTSTPNNRAVSPVSQGSNSSTADPKGPNQQVSGGDPPNMGENPDGLSQEQLEHRERSLQTLRDIQRMLFPDEKEFAGGQTGGPPSNSGMLDGPQKKPEGPIQAMMAQSQSLGKGPGPRTEGGPPFGSQGHRDMPFSPDEVGPPSINSQSGPIGPDHLDHMTPEQVAWLKLQQEFYEEKRRKQEQVVQQCSLQDMMVHQHGPRGLVRGPPPPYQMTPGEGWGPGGPEPFSENMAMPHSLPPRGMTPHPNVPGSQMRLPGFAGMINPDIEGPNVPVPNTTSRPGLSGVPWPEDVPKIPDGRNFPPGQGVFSGPGRGERFPNPQGLPEEIFQQQLAEKQLGLPPGISIEGIRPGMEMNRMIPPQRHMEPGNNPIFPRMPVEGSMSPSRDFPKGMPPQMAAGREMEFGMGPSNMKGDISLNVNMSSNPPMIPQKMREAGVGPEEIMKMRPGVSEMLPSQPKMVPLPFGEHPQQDYAMGPRPFHPMSQGPGVGLRNHREQVGPDQRTNNRLSHMPPLPLNPSSNPNSLNTAPPVQRNLGRKPLDVSVGASQVHSPGINPLKSPTMRQVQSPMLGSPSGNLKSPQTPSQLAGILAGPTAAAAAASIKSPPVMGSAAASPVHLKSPSLPAPSPGWTSSPKPPLQSPGIPPNHKTSLAMSSPAMMGNVESGGAPPSTVSQAAPVTLPGNLPSSSPYTMPPEPTLSQNPLSIMMSRMSKFAMPSSTPLYHDAIKTVASSDDDSPPARSPNLPPMNNLSGMGINSQNPRVSGPNQSGPMPTLSPMGMTQPLTHSNQMPSPNAMGPSIPPHGVSVGPGLMSHNPMMGHGSQEPPMVPQGRLGFPQGFPPVQSPPQQVPFPHNGPSGGQGNFPAGMSFHGEGPLGRPTSMPQSSADPALCKSGGPAGPDSFTVLGNNMPSVFTDPELQEVIRPGATGIPEFDLSRIIPSEKPSQTLQYFPRGEVPGRKQPQGVGPGFSHMQGMMGEQNPRMGLALPGMGGPGPVGTPDIPLGTASSMPGHNPMRPPAFLQQGMMGPHHRMMSPAQTAMPGQPTLMSNPVGMIPGKDRAPAGLYSHPGPVGSPGMMMSMQGMIGPQQNIMIPPQMRPRGMAGDVGMGGFSQGPGNPGNMMF; encoded by the exons ATCTTGGTTCTGCTGATCATACAAAATCACAAGATTCCCAACATACAGTGCACTCCATGGCTTCTTCAAATGTTTCGGCTCCACGTTCTTCCACACCTTCCCATGGTCAGGCTGCCACTTCAGAGCCAGGTAGCCTACAGAAGACTCCATCCAAAGTGGTCTATGTCTTTTCAACAGAAATGGCTAATAA GGCTGCAGAAGCGGTGCTGAAGGGACAAGTGGAAACCATTGTTTCCTTTCACATTCAAAATATTTCTAACAAGACAGAGCGAAACACTGCACCTTTG aaCACACAGATTCCACCACTCCGAAATGATACAAAGCCCCAAGTTCCATCACAGTTGCCTGCGTCTCAAGAGCCAACTACTCCCCAGAATGCCAAAATGCAGCAAACTCCACCCATTCCAGTGCCAGCACCAGCACCCAAATCTACTGGCCCTCCATGCCCTATTGACCAGGACAATCCTGGATTAGAAAGTAAAGGGATGTCTGCAGGGAGTCCTGCGAATTCCACCCCACTCCAAACAGAAGGATTTGGGCAAACTTCGACCCCTAATAATCGAGCTGTTAGTCCAGTATCCCAAGGGAGTAATAGCTCTACTGCAGACCCTAAAGGTCCCAACCAGCAGGTATCTGGAGGGGACCCACCAAACATGGGTGAAAATCCAGATGGGCTGTCTCAAGAACAGCTGGAGCACAGAGAACGTTCACTGCAGACTTTACGTGATATTCAACGTATGCTTTTCCCAGATGAGAAGGAGTTTGCTGGAGGCCAAACTGGAGGCCCTCCATCAAATTCTGGAATGCTGGATGGTCCCCAAAAGAAACCAGAAGGTCCAATACAGGCCATGATGGCTCAATCCCAAAGTTTAGGCAAAGGACCTGGACCCCGGACAGAAGGAGGGCCCCCCTTTGGTTCCCAGGGTCACAGAGACATGCCATTCTCACCAGATGAAGTTGGACCACCATCAATAAACTCTCAGTCTGGCCCTATAGGACCAGATCATCTGGATCACATGACCCCTGAACAGGTGGCTTGGCTGAAACTGCAACAAGAGTTCTatgaagaaaagaggagaaaacaagAACAGGTTGTGCAACAGTGTTCTCTACAGGATATGATGGTTCACCAGCATGGGCCTCGAGGGTTGGTCAGAGGACCCCCACCTCCATATCAGATGACCCCAGGTGAAGGCTGGGGACCTGGGGGCCCAGAACCCTTTTCTGAAAATATGGCTATGCCCCATTCACTGCCCCCAAGGGGCATGACCCCCCATCCCAATGTACCTGGCAGTCAGATGCGGTTGCCTGGATTTGCTGGAATGATAAACCCTGACATAGAGGGTCCCAACGTCCCTGTCCCAAACACCACATCTAGACCTGGTCTTTCTGGTGTCCCTTGGCCAGAGGATGTGCCAAAAATTCCAGATGGCCGAAACTTCCCTCCTGGGCAGGGTGTATTCAGTGGCCCTGGTCGGGGGGAAAGGTTTCCAAATCCTCAGGGCTTGCCTGAGGAGATCTTTCAACAGCAGTTAGCTGAAAAACAGCTAGGACTTCCCCCTGGTATAAGCATAGAAGGAATTAGGCCTGGCATGGAGATGAACCGGATGATTCCCCCTCAGAGACACATGGAGCCTGGCAATAACCCCATCTTTCCACGAATGCCAGTTGAAGGATCTATGAGCCCTTCTAGAGATTTCCCAAAAGGAATGCCACCTCAGATGGCAGCTGGTAGAGAGATGGAATTTGGGATGGGCCCCAGTAACATGAAAGGGGATATCAGTCTGAATGTTAACATGAGTTCTAATCCACCAATGATACCTCAGAAAATGAGGGAAGCTGGAGTAGGCCCAGAGGAAATTATGAAGATGCGCCCGGGTGTCTCAGAAATGCTCCCCTCTCAGCCGAAAATGGTACCCTTGCCATTTGGTGAGCACCCCCAGCAGGACTACGCAATGGGCCCAAGACCTTTCCATCCAATGTCTCAGGGCCCAGGTGTTGGTCTCCGGAATCATAGAGAACaagtagggcctgaccaaaggacTAACAACCGGCTTAGCCACATGCCACCACTACCTCTGAACCCCTCCAGTAACCCAAACAGCCTCAACACAGCTCCTCCCGTTCAGCGTAATCTTGGACGCAAACCTTTGGATGTCTCTGTTGGTGCAAGCCAGGTTCATTCTCCAGGCATAAATCCACTGAAGTCTCCCACCATGCGCCAGGTCCAGTCTCCTATGTTGGGTTCGCCCTCTGGGAACCTCaagtctccccagactccctcccAGCTGGCAGGGATATTGGCAGGTCcgactgctgcagctgctgctgcttcaatcAAATCTCCCCCAGTGATGGGTTCTGCTGCCGCATCTCCTGTCCATCTCAAATCTCCATCCCTCCCTGCACCTTCTCCTGGATGGACTTCATCTCCAAAGCCCCCATTACAGAGTCCTGGAATCCCACCCAACCACAAAACGTCTCTTGCCATGTCTTCACCAGCCATGATGGGAAATGTTGAATCAG GTGGTGCACCCCCTTCAACGGTTAGCCAAGCTGCTCCTGTGACTCTTCCTGGAAATCTTCCTTCAAGCAGTCCATACACAATGCCCCCAGAACCTACCCTGTCTCAAAACCCACTCTCCATCATGATGTCCCGGATGTCCAAGTTTGCAATGCCCAGCTCTACGCCACTCTATCATGATGCTATCAAGACTGTAGCCTCTTCAGATGATGACTCCCCCCCAGCACGTTCCCCAAACTTGCCGCCAATGAACAATCTTTCGG ggaTGGGcatcaattcccagaatcctcgtGTTTCAGGTCCTAACCAGTCGGGCCCAATGCCAACTCTTAGCCCAATGGGAATGACTCAGCCTCTAACTCACAGTAACCAGATGCCCTCTCCAAATGCTATGGGACCCAGTATACCTCCTCATGGGGTCTCTGTGGGGCCTGGCCTCATGTCACACAATCCAATGATGGGCCATGGTTCCCAAGAGCCACCAATGGTACCTCAAGGACGCCTGGGCTTCCCACAGGGCTTTCCTCCAGTACAGTCACCTCCCCAGCAGGTGCCATTTCCACACAATGGACCTAGTGGAGGACAAGGCAACTTTCCAGCTGGAATGAGCTTCCATGGTGAAGGACCTCTGGGGCGTCCCACCAGCATGCCCCAAAGTTCAGCAGATCCAGCACTTTGTAAGTCTGGAGGTCCTGCAGGACCAGACTCTTTCACTGTCCTAGGAAACAACATGCCTTCAGTTTTTACTGATCCAGAGCTGCAGGAAGTGATTCGCCCTGGAGCCACTGGCATACCAGAATTTGACCTATCCAGGATTATTCCATCAGAGAAGCCCAGCCAGACACTACAGTATTTCCCTCGTGGGGAAGTGCCAGGCCGAAAGCAGCCACAGGGTGTTGGTCCTGGCTTTTCTCACATGCAGGGAATGATGGGAGAACAAAATCCAAGAATGGGGCTGGCATTACCTGGCATGGGAGGCCCAGGGCCAGTAGGCACACCTGATATTCCTCTTGGAACAGCATCCTCCATGCCAGGCCATAACCCAATGAGACCACCTGCCTTTCTGCAACAAGGCATGATGGGGCCTCATCATCGAATGATGTCACCAGCACAAACAGCAATGCCTGGCCAACCCACTCTTATGAGCAACCCAGTAGGTATGATTCCAGGCAAGGACCGAGCTCCTGCTGGGTTGTATAGCCACCCAGGACCTGTGGGTTCGCCTGGTATGATGATGTCAATGCAGGGCATGATAGGACCCCAACAGAACATCATGATTCCACCACAGATGAGACCCCGGGGTATGGCTGGTGATGTAGGCATGGGAGGATTTAGCCAAGGCCCTGGAAATCCAGGGAACATGATGTTTTAA
- the ACP6 gene encoding LOW QUALITY PROTEIN: lysophosphatidic acid phosphatase type 6 (The sequence of the model RefSeq protein was modified relative to this genomic sequence to represent the inferred CDS: inserted 1 base in 1 codon), producing the protein MGLWARVGAAXALAYCMHQKGKRCWPRGPPGLARGAPAQVVQVLFRHGARTPLRPIPGAQQAEWSPALLETPAETEFDYTVTDLTGGPKPYSPYEENYRKITVKGGVFAGQLTKVGMQQMFALGERLRRRYIKEISFLSPVFKPSEVFVRSTNVVRNLESTRCLLAGLFQQQKEGPITIVTDEAESEILYPNPVNCQRLKHMNREGLARAHSQPGISEDLNTIKEKMGIGNEKAVDFLLLFDNIFAEQAHDLPSCPVLKSFLQMVEQRAVDLLLYITKQNLRETLQMSVGLLLNAIEENIKDAIDPPSPEIKARKLILYAVHDVTIFPLLLSLGVFNSKWPPYAADVTLELYQQSKDWFIRLTYNGEELVPQGCRAGLCPLEDFLNAVSNYAVKPEEYKMLCSQKQMTS; encoded by the exons ATGGGGCTGTGGGCGCGGGTGGGGGCTG GGGCGCTGGCCTACTGCATGCACCAGAAGGGGAAGCGCTGCTGGCCCAGGGGCCCCCCAGGGCTGGCCAGGGGGGCCCCAGCTCAGGTGGTCCAGGTCCTCTTCCGCCACGGAGCCCGGACCCCGCTCAGACCCATCCCTGGGGCACAGCag GCAGAATGGAGCCCTGCCCTCCTGGAGACTCCTGCTGAAACAGAGTTTGACTACACAGTAACTGATCTCACTGGTGGCCCAAAACCTTATTCTCCTTACGAAGAAAACTACCGAAAAATTACAGTGAAG gGTGGTGTGTTTGCAGGGCAGCTGACAAAAGTAGGCATGCAGCAGATGTTTGCACTGGGGGAACGGCTAAGGAGACGTTACATCAAGGAGATCAGCTTCCTCTCACCAGTATTCAAACCATCCGAGGTCTT TGTTCGATCCACTAATGTTGTTCGGAATTTGGAGTCCACACGATGTTTACTGGCTGGGCTGTTCCAACAGCAGAAAGAAG GACCTATTACCATAGTTACAGATGAAGCAGAGTCAGAAATCCTTTATCCCAATCCAGTGAACTGCCAGCGATTGAAACATATGAACCG AGAGGGGTTAGCCAGAGCACACTCTCAGCCAGGCATCTCTGAGGATCTGAACACCATTAAAGAGAAGATGGGCATTGGCAATGAAAAAGCTGTggattttcttctcctctttgaCAACATCTTTGCAGAACAG GCACATGATCTACCAAGCTGCCCTGTTTTGAAAAGTTTTCTGCAAATGGTTGAACAGAGGGCTGTGGACCTGCTCCTTTATatcacaaaacaaaatttaag GGAGACTCTTCAAATGTCTGTTGGTCTTCTTCTCAACGCGATAGAGGAGAATATTAAGGATGCAATAGATCCCCCTTCTCCAGAGATCAAGGCCAG GAAACTCATTCTGTATGCTGTCCATGATGTCACCATCTTTCCATTGCTGCTATCTCTGGGTGTCTTTAATTCTAAGTGGCCTCCATATGCTGCAGATGTAACTCTGGAGCTGTACCAGCAGTCCAAGGATTGGTTTATACGTCTGACCTATAATGGTGAG GAACTAGTTCCACAAGGATGCAGAGCTGGTCTCTGTCCGCTAGAGGACTTTCTGAATGCTGTTTCGAACTACGCTGTGAAGCCAGAGGAATATAAAATGCTTTGCTCCCAGAAACAGATGACTAGTTAA